A genomic stretch from Croceibacterium aestuarii includes:
- a CDS encoding DUF6152 family protein, which produces MKRLLVGLAALVLSGAAAAHHSFAVFFDPDKNVTVTGVVTAFRFTNPHGTIALDVKKPDGSVEHWRAETNAPVILVRRGWTRNIIKPGDTITITGWPSRDGTPYMRLQGVKDAAGKSIGTAPFGRQDQS; this is translated from the coding sequence GTGAAACGACTTTTGGTTGGGCTTGCGGCGCTGGTCCTGTCGGGTGCGGCAGCGGCGCACCATTCCTTCGCGGTGTTTTTCGACCCGGACAAGAATGTGACGGTGACCGGAGTTGTCACCGCCTTCCGGTTCACCAATCCGCACGGGACGATAGCGCTCGACGTCAAGAAGCCGGACGGCAGCGTCGAGCACTGGCGCGCGGAGACCAACGCGCCGGTGATCCTCGTCCGGCGCGGTTGGACGCGCAATATCATCAAGCCGGGCGATACGATCACCATCACCGGTTGGCCTTCGCGCGACGGCACGCCCTATATGCGGTTGCAGGGCGTGAAGGACGCCGCCGGCAAGTCGATCGGCACGGCGCCGTTCGGCCGGCAGGACCAGAGCTGA
- a CDS encoding cupin domain-containing protein, which translates to MPKLDLDSIAQTNATGYPSPYDKDVAGRWVRRLRPAAGLTELGAAHVVLKPGAWSSQRHWHAEEDELVVILSGEAVLVEDAGETIMRAGDIAAWPKGERNGHCLQNRSDADCVMLALSAGDTARDHGEYPDIDLKFDRAGGYLHKDGTPYPPKD; encoded by the coding sequence ATGCCCAAGCTCGATCTCGACTCCATCGCGCAGACCAACGCCACCGGCTATCCCTCTCCCTACGACAAGGACGTGGCCGGCCGGTGGGTCCGCCGCCTGCGCCCGGCTGCAGGGCTGACCGAACTCGGAGCCGCGCACGTCGTGTTGAAGCCCGGCGCCTGGTCTTCGCAGCGCCACTGGCACGCCGAGGAGGACGAGCTGGTCGTGATCCTTTCCGGCGAGGCGGTGCTGGTCGAGGACGCGGGCGAGACGATCATGCGGGCCGGCGACATCGCTGCCTGGCCCAAGGGGGAGCGCAACGGGCATTGCTTGCAGAACCGGTCCGACGCCGACTGCGTCATGCTCGCGCTCAGCGCGGGCGACACGGCGAGGGATCACGGCGAATATCCCGACATCGATTTGAAGTTCGATCGCGCGGGCGGTTACCTGCACAAGGACGGGACGCCCTACCCGCCGAAGGACTGA
- a CDS encoding HesA/MoeB/ThiF family protein, with the protein MALSPDRLDRFARHIVLPEVGGAGQAALAASHAVLVGIGGIGSPALQYLAGAGIGRLTLIDDDRIDASNLQRQTLFAEADIGHLKAERAEAWLDRFDPQIAVQAAAIRIDSATAGPLIAGADLVLDGCDNFATRLAVSDACVAAGVPLLSAAVGRFQGQVGAFAGHLPDEACYRCFVGDAFDAEDCDTCAEDGMLGAMAGWTGTFAALQAIRVLLGAGGGMGEPLWSRLHILDGLTPGMRTMRIAKDCECRGCSG; encoded by the coding sequence ATGGCCCTGTCTCCCGACCGTCTCGATCGCTTTGCACGGCACATCGTGCTGCCCGAGGTCGGCGGCGCCGGCCAGGCTGCACTGGCCGCTTCGCACGCGGTGCTGGTAGGGATCGGGGGGATCGGCAGCCCCGCCCTTCAGTATCTTGCCGGGGCGGGAATCGGCCGGCTCACGCTGATCGACGACGACCGGATCGACGCCAGCAACCTCCAGCGCCAAACGCTGTTCGCCGAAGCCGACATCGGGCATCTCAAGGCCGAGCGTGCAGAGGCCTGGCTCGATCGCTTCGACCCGCAGATCGCGGTGCAGGCGGCCGCGATCCGCATCGATTCCGCCACTGCCGGCCCGCTGATTGCCGGGGCCGACCTCGTGCTCGACGGCTGCGACAACTTCGCCACCCGGCTCGCGGTGTCCGACGCGTGCGTGGCGGCGGGCGTCCCGCTGCTCTCGGCCGCCGTAGGACGTTTCCAGGGTCAGGTCGGCGCCTTTGCCGGCCATCTGCCCGACGAGGCGTGCTACCGCTGTTTCGTAGGCGATGCCTTCGATGCCGAGGACTGCGACACCTGTGCCGAGGACGGCATGCTCGGGGCGATGGCTGGGTGGACCGGCACGTTCGCCGCGCTTCAGGCGATTCGAGTGCTGCTCGGTGCCGGCGGGGGGATGGGAGAGCCGCTGTGGAGCCGCCTGCACATTCTCGATGGCCTCACGCCAGGCATGCGAACGATGCGCATCGCCAAGGACTGCGAGTGTCGCGGCTGTAGCGGTTGA
- a CDS encoding glutathione S-transferase family protein: MKLIIGNKNYSSWSLRGWLAAKQSGLHFEELTVHIDGDDWQAMKREGGEFQPSAGKVPVLWDGEVVVWDSLAILEYLGDKVGRDRFWPKDDEARGMARACVAEMHSSYMALRRECPMNIRRRIEGHTISDEARHDIVRILQLWAEARARFGKGGPFLFGTFGAADVFYAPVVSRFITYGLQVPGFAQAYMQAVWEHDWLQQWVEAAQNEEWVIQKFENPA; encoded by the coding sequence ATGAAGCTCATCATCGGCAACAAGAATTATTCCAGCTGGTCGCTGCGCGGCTGGCTCGCGGCCAAGCAGTCGGGCCTGCATTTCGAGGAGCTGACGGTCCATATCGACGGCGACGACTGGCAGGCAATGAAGCGCGAAGGCGGCGAATTCCAGCCCAGCGCGGGCAAGGTCCCGGTCCTGTGGGACGGCGAGGTCGTGGTGTGGGACAGCCTGGCGATCCTCGAATATCTGGGCGACAAGGTGGGGCGCGACCGCTTCTGGCCCAAGGACGACGAGGCGCGCGGCATGGCCCGGGCCTGCGTCGCGGAGATGCACAGTTCCTACATGGCGCTACGCCGCGAATGCCCCATGAACATCCGCCGCCGCATCGAAGGCCACACGATCAGCGACGAGGCACGGCACGACATCGTGCGCATCCTGCAGCTGTGGGCCGAGGCGCGGGCGCGCTTCGGCAAGGGCGGGCCGTTCCTGTTCGGCACCTTCGGCGCCGCTGACGTCTTCTACGCCCCGGTGGTCAGCCGCTTCATTACTTATGGACTGCAGGTCCCCGGCTTCGCCCAGGCCTATATGCAGGCGGTGTGGGAGCACGACTGGCTGCAGCAGTGGGTCGAAGCGGCGCAGAACGAGGAATGGGTTATCCAGAAGTTCGAGAATCCGGCCTGA
- the dapE gene encoding succinyl-diaminopimelate desuccinylase — translation MNKASTALEAAKALIACESVTPATGAVFDTLEGLLAPLGFECIRFVKGEAPDGPVENCLAIRRGPEGSRHFAFAGHLDVVPPGEGWTGDPFQPDVRGDLLYGRGAVDMKGAVAAMVAAVADIPADRGTVSLIITGDEEGTAVNGTRALIDLIRERGEIPDLCLVGEPTSVNRLGDMMKPGRRGSLNVWLEVSGVQGHVAYPHLADNPVTRLVAMLAELDALVLDEGTEWFQPSNLEITDLEVGNPAHNVIPGKAKARISIRFNDTHSGESLAELVTGIAARHGGTARPVISGEPFLTPPGAFQDIVAAAVKAETGIEPEPSTSGGTSDARFLKDIVPVIEFGLVNATMHKLDEAVAVEDLATVARIYRRIALAALAL, via the coding sequence ATGAACAAGGCCAGCACCGCCCTCGAAGCCGCCAAGGCGCTCATCGCTTGCGAGAGCGTAACGCCGGCGACCGGCGCGGTGTTCGATACGCTCGAAGGCCTGCTCGCCCCGCTTGGCTTCGAATGCATCCGCTTCGTCAAGGGCGAGGCGCCCGACGGACCCGTCGAGAACTGCCTCGCCATCCGCCGCGGACCCGAAGGCTCGCGCCACTTCGCCTTCGCCGGGCACCTCGACGTCGTTCCGCCGGGCGAGGGCTGGACCGGCGATCCTTTCCAACCGGACGTGCGCGGCGATCTGCTTTACGGGCGCGGCGCGGTCGACATGAAGGGCGCGGTCGCCGCGATGGTTGCCGCGGTGGCCGACATCCCTGCCGATCGCGGCACCGTCAGCCTGATCATTACCGGCGACGAGGAAGGCACCGCGGTCAACGGCACGCGCGCGCTGATCGACCTGATCCGCGAGCGCGGGGAAATCCCCGATCTCTGCCTCGTGGGCGAACCGACTTCGGTCAACCGTCTCGGCGACATGATGAAACCGGGCCGCCGCGGCTCGCTCAACGTCTGGCTCGAAGTCAGCGGAGTGCAGGGCCATGTCGCCTATCCGCACCTCGCCGACAATCCGGTGACCAGGCTGGTGGCCATGCTCGCCGAGCTCGACGCACTGGTGCTCGACGAGGGGACCGAGTGGTTCCAGCCCTCCAACCTCGAGATCACCGATCTCGAAGTCGGCAACCCGGCGCACAACGTCATTCCCGGCAAGGCCAAGGCACGCATCTCGATACGCTTCAACGACACCCACAGCGGCGAAAGCCTTGCCGAACTGGTCACCGGCATCGCCGCAAGGCACGGCGGCACGGCCAGGCCGGTGATCTCGGGGGAACCGTTCCTGACCCCGCCTGGGGCCTTCCAGGACATCGTAGCCGCGGCAGTGAAGGCCGAAACGGGGATCGAGCCGGAACCCTCGACCAGCGGGGGGACCTCGGACGCGCGGTTCCTCAAGGATATCGTCCCCGTGATCGAGTTCGGGCTGGTCAACGCGACCATGCACAAGCTCGACGAGGCGGTGGCGGTCGAAGATCTCGCGACCGTGGCGCGCATCTATCGCCGCATCGCGCTGGCAGCGCTGGCGCTGTGA